A part of Liolophura sinensis isolate JHLJ2023 chromosome 1, CUHK_Ljap_v2, whole genome shotgun sequence genomic DNA contains:
- the LOC135474955 gene encoding uncharacterized protein LOC135474955, producing MPPYVTPSNSIPPYKTTYHPIPPQLTPSHPIPPIPPEPPIPPYPIQYHSIPPNKTHNTASHPISPNKTSSHPIKPNPTSYHPSHPIPSNTTPSHSIPPSKTPYHPIPPHLTP from the coding sequence ATGCCACCCTATGTCACCCCATCCAACTCCATACCACCATATAAAACCACATACCATCCCATTCCACCCCAACTCACCCCATCCCACCCAATACCACCCATACCACCCGAACCACCCATCCCACCCTATCCCATCCAATACCACTCCATACCACCCAATAAGACCCACAACACCGCATCCCACCCCATCTCACCCAATAAAACCTCATCCCACCCAATAAAACCCAATCCCACCTCATACCACCCATCCCACCCTATCCCATCCAATACCACCCCATCCCATTCCATACCACCCAGTAAAACCCCATACCACCCCATTCCACCCCATCTCACCCCATAA
- the LOC135482240 gene encoding prostatic spermine-binding protein-like → MCEKLYKEDEDVDVDEKDVDEKDVDEKDVEDEDVDDVDVNVNVEDVEDVDDVNVDDVDLEDEDVEDDDVEEDDVEDENVDAEGGDVDAEDEDVDAEDEDVEDEDMEDVDAGDEDVEDEDVEDEDVEDEDVDAEDVEDVDAEDVEDVDAEDEDVEDEDVEMWMM, encoded by the exons ATGTGTGAGAAGCTATATAAGGAGGATGAGGATGTGGATGTGGATGAGAAGGATGTGGATGAGAAGGATGTGGATGAGAAGGATGTGGAGGATGAGGATGTGGATGATGTGGATGTGAATGTGAATGTGGAGGATGTGGAGGATGTGGATGATGTGAATGTGGATGATGTGGATTTGGAGGATGAGGATGTGGAGGATGATGATGTGGAGGAAGATGATGTGGAGGATGAAAATGTGGATGCGGAGGGTGGTGATGTGGATGCGGAGGATGAGGATGTGGATGCAGAGGATGAGGATGTGGAGGATGAGGATATGGAGGATGTGGATGCAGGGGATGAGGATGTGGAGGATGAGGATGTGGAGGATGAGGATGTGGAGGATGAGGATGTGGATGCAGAGGATGTGGAGGATGTGGATGCGGAGGATGTGGAGGATGTGGATGCAGAGGATGAGGATGTGGAGGATGAGGATGTGGAG ATGTGGATGATGTGA